The following proteins come from a genomic window of Rhodoligotrophos sp. CJ14:
- a CDS encoding ABC transporter ATP-binding protein, which produces MLDRPGAASNAHKLLLEARGITRRFGGLLAVSDLTFELREGEILGLIGPNGAGKSTTFNLLSGFYRLTSGSISFLGERLESGHPWKAARRGLIRTFQHDSLLKDMTVYDNILIGACQSIRRPSERDTRVRETARIMHLDGLLDETARNLPHGLQRMLSMAIAFAGRPKLLCLDEPLTGLNQTEAAEALKVIRRLRDEFGISILFVEHNMRAVMSLCDRIVVLHHGRKLASGTPAEISNDPVVIDAYLGGAIDAAD; this is translated from the coding sequence ATGCTTGACCGGCCAGGCGCCGCCTCGAATGCACACAAGCTACTGCTCGAAGCCCGGGGCATCACCAGGCGCTTCGGTGGACTGCTCGCCGTGAGCGATCTGACATTCGAGCTACGCGAAGGAGAAATTTTGGGGCTGATTGGCCCGAACGGCGCGGGCAAGAGCACCACCTTCAATTTATTGAGTGGCTTCTATCGGCTCACATCGGGCTCGATCAGCTTCCTCGGAGAGAGATTGGAGAGCGGACATCCCTGGAAGGCCGCGCGGCGCGGGCTGATCCGCACTTTTCAGCACGACAGTCTGCTCAAAGATATGACTGTCTATGACAACATCCTGATTGGCGCCTGCCAGAGCATTCGCAGGCCCAGCGAGCGCGACACGCGCGTGCGTGAGACGGCGAGGATCATGCATCTGGACGGCCTCTTGGATGAGACGGCGCGTAACCTGCCGCATGGTCTGCAGCGGATGCTCAGTATGGCCATCGCCTTTGCCGGCAGACCGAAGCTTTTGTGCCTCGACGAGCCGCTGACTGGGCTGAACCAGACCGAGGCGGCCGAGGCACTCAAGGTCATCCGAAGGCTGCGCGATGAGTTTGGCATCTCGATCCTTTTCGTTGAGCACAACATGCGGGCGGTTATGTCTCTATGCGACCGCATTGTGGTCCTGCACCACGGCCGAAAGCTCGCATCAGGCACGCCTGCGGAGATCAGCAACGACCCCGTGGTGATCGACGCCTATCTTGGAGGCGCGATCGATGCCGCAGACTGA
- a CDS encoding branched-chain amino acid ABC transporter permease — protein MSSDNLSRLAVAVGITLAAYCLLAPTDFVVQVILWMALAAVIAAAMRFVMLIGEFNMATGAFYGIGAYTAGYIATSLDWPLLLTIPVAGVVAGLVALALGYATMRTSGAYFMLISFAFAEIMRLFYVESDFLGGNNGILGILVPAWIEPYYPAFVVIVCMMLIVALAVVERSHLGKIFTAIHNNEQVVRSVGINVLAMRVTCLVIASIVLGIAGSLYAYVASVISPGDFTFMLSVFALAYVKLGGDKHPVGPVLGAALLTLVAQYLLGFGAYDQLFYGIVIVMAMLALPNGLLGRLAQLRLVKPLAAALHSPGGRDA, from the coding sequence GTGTCGTCCGATAACCTGTCTCGTCTTGCGGTTGCCGTCGGTATTACGCTCGCGGCCTACTGCCTCTTGGCGCCCACGGATTTCGTCGTCCAGGTGATCCTGTGGATGGCACTGGCTGCAGTCATTGCTGCTGCGATGCGCTTCGTGATGCTGATTGGCGAATTCAACATGGCGACCGGCGCCTTCTATGGCATCGGAGCCTATACCGCAGGGTATATTGCGACCAGCCTTGACTGGCCTTTGCTCCTCACGATCCCAGTGGCGGGAGTCGTAGCGGGATTGGTTGCGCTCGCCTTGGGCTATGCCACCATGCGGACGTCGGGTGCCTATTTCATGCTGATCAGCTTCGCATTCGCGGAGATCATGCGGCTCTTCTATGTGGAGTCGGATTTCCTCGGCGGCAACAACGGCATTCTGGGCATTTTGGTCCCCGCCTGGATCGAGCCCTATTATCCTGCTTTCGTTGTCATCGTCTGTATGATGCTCATCGTTGCTCTGGCGGTGGTAGAACGATCCCACCTCGGGAAGATCTTTACGGCAATTCACAACAACGAACAGGTCGTGCGATCCGTGGGCATCAATGTGCTTGCCATGCGGGTGACCTGCCTGGTTATTGCCAGCATCGTTCTAGGGATCGCCGGCTCACTTTATGCCTATGTCGCCTCGGTGATCAGCCCCGGCGACTTCACCTTTATGCTCTCTGTATTCGCGCTCGCCTATGTAAAGCTCGGCGGTGACAAGCACCCGGTCGGTCCGGTATTGGGCGCGGCGCTGCTCACTCTTGTCGCACAGTACTTGCTGGGCTTTGGCGCCTATGATCAGCTCTTTTACGGCATCGTCATTGTGATGGCGATGCTCGCCTTGCCGAACGGATTGCTGGGGCGTCTCGCGCAGCTCCGACTTGTAAAGCCCCTGGCGGCAGCCCTGCACAGTCCGGGAGGCCGCGATGCTTGA
- a CDS encoding branched-chain amino acid ABC transporter permease — MSTFVQLLINAVQIGAIYVLFSLGLTLIFGVMRIINFAHGEFFSLTALLISVQVGWLTSQVGLPPWADYLLAFAVALVVLLIISVLVFRFGFAHYLGDMTSGFILSLGLVLIMQGGMLELFGGYPRSVPALVEGSITVLGGAISLQKLLICALALAATGAILFMVMRTPLGVSLRAVAEDQEAAMLQGIRYRRIALYGFLIGSALAALAGGLIAPLAVILPSMGGEFLIKAFMIVIIGGLGSIPGAILASFLLAAIESFGSFYVDLPTATIGMFVLVAVVLVLRPQGLLGRVVR, encoded by the coding sequence ATGAGCACTTTCGTCCAGCTTCTGATCAATGCCGTGCAGATCGGCGCAATCTATGTGCTGTTTTCGCTGGGGCTCACCCTGATCTTCGGGGTGATGAGGATCATCAATTTCGCACATGGCGAGTTCTTTAGCTTAACAGCGCTGCTGATTTCCGTGCAGGTGGGCTGGTTGACGAGCCAGGTTGGGCTGCCACCCTGGGCAGATTATCTGCTGGCATTTGCTGTGGCGCTGGTGGTGCTGCTGATCATCTCGGTCCTCGTCTTCCGGTTCGGCTTTGCACACTACCTTGGGGACATGACATCGGGCTTCATCCTGTCTTTGGGCCTTGTGCTCATTATGCAGGGGGGCATGCTGGAGCTCTTTGGCGGCTACCCGCGCTCTGTTCCTGCGCTGGTTGAGGGCAGCATCACAGTGTTGGGTGGCGCAATCTCGCTACAGAAGCTGTTGATCTGTGCGTTGGCTTTGGCTGCCACTGGAGCAATCCTTTTCATGGTGATGCGAACGCCGCTCGGCGTTTCCCTGCGCGCCGTGGCGGAAGACCAGGAAGCCGCAATGCTGCAAGGCATCCGCTATCGACGTATAGCCCTCTATGGTTTCTTGATCGGCTCGGCTCTCGCGGCGCTTGCGGGGGGCCTGATCGCGCCTCTGGCGGTCATTCTACCCTCCATGGGCGGAGAGTTCCTGATCAAGGCATTCATGATCGTGATCATAGGCGGGCTCGGCAGCATTCCCGGCGCCATTCTCGCGAGCTTTCTGCTCGCCGCCATCGAGAGCTTCGGTTCCTTCTACGTGGATCTTCCCACCGCGACGATCGGCATGTTCGTGCTTGTGGCCGTGGTGCTGGTCCTCCGACCACAGGGATTACTTGGCCGTGTCGTCCGATAA
- a CDS encoding cupin domain-containing protein, protein MNRKIGLVTAGILLALSGAALGQSPGFAQGGEEVKPIFEHALPNVEGKRMVAVLVTYAPGGKSHAHHHAPSAFIYAHVLSGAVRSQVGDEPAKVYKAGEGFYEEPGSHHRVSENASDQEPASLLAVFVVDAKDNPLTTPDPK, encoded by the coding sequence ATGAACAGGAAAATTGGTCTCGTCACGGCCGGCATCCTCCTCGCGCTGAGTGGTGCAGCGCTCGGCCAATCCCCCGGATTTGCCCAGGGTGGCGAAGAGGTAAAGCCTATCTTCGAGCACGCTCTCCCCAATGTCGAGGGAAAGCGGATGGTTGCGGTGCTCGTGACCTATGCGCCCGGTGGCAAATCCCACGCCCATCACCATGCCCCTTCGGCATTCATCTATGCGCACGTCCTTTCTGGCGCCGTTCGCAGCCAGGTCGGAGATGAGCCCGCCAAGGTCTACAAAGCCGGCGAGGGCTTCTACGAGGAGCCGGGCTCCCATCACAGGGTCAGCGAGAATGCCAGTGACCAGGAGCCGGCGAGCCTGCTGGCTGTCTTCGTGGTGGACGCCAAGGATAACCCCCTGACCACTCCTGACCCGAAGTAA
- a CDS encoding autotransporter outer membrane beta-barrel domain-containing protein: MFQPAGGTAWAASCAPVPGGANCAPGGTGAISYPGRTSDFVLTIEDGVVVIPPPGTIGVNVTTGGFLGLADADLTVNSQGSITTTNATAINVSGLLGSRTVIQQGTITANGTGIGVNATTGLGNVVVDVDDVIAGGTGINATSGAGDVDVTAGNVSSATGMGVNATTALGAVTVDVNDVTSQGIGVNAQALVGTAFASAHDVTTTGNGAHGINATAGLIAVATSDGQITTSGNDAHGVNVEGTLAALASVNNVTTTGDGSIGVVANSAGLAGVLASGTVSTDGQDSHGIVANGSVFAGVIANDVVTAGPSSQGIIATATDGPALVLADTVNSTGAGITASAQSGFAAVAAAEVNTTENSANGITATIDDGDAYVVAGSVSTSGQHSEGISAEAQAGAVNILAGQVATQGASANGIMAVAAEGINIAVLDVDVVGDNAAGIVARNESGDTVVSAGSVSTNGLNAVGIWAGTLDGEAIVIAGDVSTSGQWADGIRAAGADGAFVLAGTVRTDGERADGLTASARDGEAIALAGRVETTGLNSDGILARSRTGGAYVGVSELATNGDRSNGIRATGTTGAGVAAGSVTTNGRESDGIVAETASGTAFVLAGTVDTTGLDADGIIAKNADGSTYVLAESVTTHGDDSTGILNEANGTSLTVFGDVETFGNNSPGVVGTDPASDAIAIGNSVTTHGANSTGIDLMAGGPGSAYVGVGSVVTEGANSNGILAQSEFNDVIVVAGSVSTLGGNADGILALALNGSSIVAAGDVVTQGASATGIFSMALDGLSIVQAGSVSTAGDGAAAIFALSEDGTFVEAERIATQGNDAAGVIARSEGDVTVIAGETSTLGAGSIGIAASSGDGDTFVLAGRVETHGDESDGIVARAPEGRAAIVAEEVSTGGSHADAARADGESGAFVVAGSVETAGDHSRGVVATTETGPAVVVAGDVTTAGEDATGITARTADGSAFVLADTVITYSDHSAGIYAEANGTAEVRFFDVETFGDNAPGVVAVDLTSDVLVGGASVITHGDFAPGIMALSEAGDVGIGITYVVTTGEASNGIMGQTTDGEVNIYTDGLISATGLDATAIAAQSENGRAVVYVTETSEVVGGTGDGAGVVFDGGAGSRLVNLGSISSLNDRAIVNFDSDSVVENAGDVTGYMTMGGGADTFNNYDTGAVYARGDSDFGDGDDRFNNGGLLTLAERNAPASVTIANLEVFDNSLGGVIDMQDDREGDRIILADSDFIGGGALGVDAFLGGPGSTADVLEIGGTVIASGNGSPTALYVNDTNAGPGGYVPGGIEVVDVSNGFTQEGDFYLVGGPIDKGFFTYDLDLRPDLVWVLQSNPDDEVFETASVMSGLQNVWYATTGAWHERTVDLRQTYRGTTLVSPVADLPQPMPPAVVGRPLGGFWGRAIGDWAKYDASHGVKYKQDTFGFQAGFDMGFELGQGILVLGVLGGYVNSDLDYRHSLSSADYEGASVGGYATYLQGGFYVDALVKADLLDVSYKVPAVGDKSKSDATNIGASFEAGYRFDLNPAVFLEPELQVTYLSSEIDGTFMAGNHIDWNDGESLRGRLGARLGTSFIQADGSRLEPYIKASVVNEFEGDNKLNLGGFITADDRSGTWGEAGLGIQFIGSGALSGYIDGKTYFGDDVFGGTVNAGLRFSF; the protein is encoded by the coding sequence TTGTTTCAACCAGCTGGCGGGACGGCCTGGGCGGCGTCTTGCGCGCCGGTGCCGGGCGGGGCGAACTGCGCTCCAGGTGGAACAGGCGCGATATCCTACCCCGGCAGGACGAGCGATTTCGTCCTGACCATCGAGGATGGCGTCGTCGTCATTCCCCCGCCGGGCACGATCGGTGTGAATGTCACGACTGGTGGGTTCCTGGGCTTGGCGGATGCAGATCTTACGGTCAATTCGCAAGGCAGCATCACCACCACCAACGCGACCGCGATCAATGTCTCCGGCCTGCTTGGCAGCCGCACCGTCATCCAGCAAGGCACCATCACGGCAAATGGCACCGGCATCGGTGTCAATGCCACCACGGGGCTCGGGAATGTTGTCGTCGATGTCGATGACGTGATCGCAGGCGGCACCGGCATCAACGCCACATCCGGCGCCGGCGATGTCGATGTCACCGCCGGAAACGTCTCGTCCGCAACGGGAATGGGGGTTAACGCGACGACCGCCCTGGGCGCTGTGACCGTGGATGTGAACGACGTCACCAGCCAGGGCATCGGTGTGAACGCACAGGCCCTCGTCGGAACCGCCTTCGCCTCGGCCCATGATGTCACGACCACTGGAAACGGCGCCCATGGCATCAATGCCACCGCCGGCCTGATCGCGGTTGCCACGAGCGATGGGCAGATCACCACATCGGGCAATGACGCCCATGGCGTCAATGTTGAGGGTACGCTCGCAGCCCTCGCTTCGGTCAATAATGTGACGACCACGGGCGATGGCTCGATCGGCGTTGTGGCAAATTCCGCTGGCCTGGCCGGGGTGCTTGCCAGCGGCACGGTCTCGACCGATGGGCAGGATTCCCACGGCATCGTCGCGAACGGCTCCGTCTTTGCCGGCGTGATCGCCAATGACGTCGTGACGGCCGGCCCCAGCTCGCAGGGCATCATCGCCACCGCCACTGACGGGCCGGCGCTGGTTCTCGCAGACACGGTGAACTCGACCGGAGCCGGCATCACGGCATCCGCTCAAAGCGGCTTTGCGGCTGTCGCTGCGGCCGAAGTGAACACCACCGAGAACAGCGCCAATGGCATCACCGCAACCATAGACGATGGCGATGCCTATGTGGTCGCCGGGTCAGTTTCGACGAGCGGCCAGCATTCCGAAGGCATCAGTGCGGAGGCGCAAGCCGGTGCAGTCAATATTCTCGCCGGGCAGGTTGCCACTCAGGGCGCCAGCGCCAATGGAATCATGGCGGTAGCCGCTGAAGGCATCAATATCGCTGTCCTCGATGTCGACGTGGTCGGGGACAATGCCGCTGGCATCGTCGCGCGCAACGAGTCGGGCGATACCGTGGTCAGTGCGGGCTCCGTCTCCACCAATGGCCTGAATGCGGTGGGGATCTGGGCAGGGACCCTAGACGGGGAAGCGATCGTGATTGCGGGCGATGTCTCCACGTCCGGGCAATGGGCCGATGGCATAAGGGCGGCCGGGGCCGATGGCGCCTTCGTTCTCGCCGGCACTGTGAGGACGGATGGCGAGCGCGCCGACGGGTTGACGGCCAGTGCGCGCGATGGTGAGGCGATCGCCCTGGCGGGACGCGTCGAGACCACAGGTCTTAATTCCGACGGCATCCTCGCAAGATCTCGAACGGGCGGCGCTTATGTCGGCGTGAGCGAACTTGCTACAAACGGTGATCGCTCCAACGGCATACGGGCGACGGGGACGACGGGCGCCGGCGTCGCCGCCGGCAGCGTGACCACCAATGGTCGCGAATCCGATGGCATCGTGGCGGAGACCGCCAGCGGTACGGCCTTCGTGCTGGCCGGCACGGTTGACACCACCGGCCTCGATGCGGATGGCATCATCGCCAAGAATGCCGATGGCTCGACCTACGTGCTCGCCGAGAGTGTCACCACCCATGGCGACGACTCGACAGGCATTCTCAACGAGGCGAACGGCACGTCGCTGACCGTGTTCGGCGATGTGGAAACCTTCGGCAACAATTCTCCAGGTGTGGTCGGCACCGACCCGGCCAGCGATGCGATCGCGATCGGCAATAGCGTGACCACCCATGGCGCAAATTCCACCGGCATCGATTTGATGGCGGGCGGGCCAGGCTCGGCCTATGTGGGTGTCGGCTCTGTGGTGACCGAGGGAGCCAACTCCAATGGCATCCTGGCCCAGAGCGAGTTCAATGATGTCATCGTGGTTGCCGGATCGGTGAGCACGCTCGGCGGGAACGCCGATGGCATCCTGGCGCTCGCGCTGAACGGCTCCAGCATCGTGGCTGCCGGCGACGTCGTCACGCAGGGCGCTTCCGCAACGGGCATCTTTTCGATGGCGCTCGATGGTCTGAGTATCGTGCAGGCAGGAAGCGTCTCGACGGCGGGCGATGGTGCAGCGGCGATCTTCGCCCTCAGCGAGGACGGCACTTTCGTCGAAGCGGAACGGATTGCTACACAGGGAAATGACGCCGCCGGTGTGATTGCAAGATCGGAAGGTGACGTGACCGTCATAGCCGGCGAGACCAGCACGTTGGGCGCCGGTTCAATAGGTATCGCAGCCTCGAGCGGGGACGGGGACACATTCGTCCTGGCGGGCCGCGTGGAAACGCATGGCGATGAGAGCGACGGTATCGTGGCCAGGGCGCCTGAAGGTCGCGCGGCCATCGTGGCGGAGGAGGTCTCGACAGGCGGAAGCCACGCCGATGCCGCGCGGGCCGACGGAGAAAGCGGGGCCTTCGTGGTCGCCGGCTCTGTTGAGACCGCAGGCGATCACTCCCGCGGTGTGGTGGCCACCACGGAGACCGGACCTGCCGTCGTCGTCGCGGGCGATGTGACGACGGCAGGAGAGGACGCCACGGGTATTACCGCGCGCACGGCGGACGGATCCGCTTTCGTCCTGGCGGACACTGTCATCACCTATAGCGACCATTCAGCCGGCATTTACGCCGAGGCCAATGGCACGGCCGAGGTGCGGTTCTTCGACGTGGAAACCTTTGGCGATAATGCGCCGGGTGTGGTCGCGGTCGATCTCACCAGCGACGTGCTGGTGGGCGGAGCAAGCGTCATCACTCATGGCGACTTCGCACCCGGAATCATGGCCCTCAGCGAAGCGGGCGATGTGGGCATCGGGATCACCTACGTCGTGACCACGGGTGAGGCCAGCAACGGCATCATGGGGCAGACCACGGATGGCGAGGTCAATATCTACACGGACGGCTTGATCTCCGCCACCGGTCTTGATGCGACCGCGATCGCTGCCCAGAGCGAAAATGGCAGAGCCGTCGTCTATGTGACCGAGACGAGCGAGGTGGTCGGCGGCACGGGCGATGGCGCCGGTGTGGTGTTCGACGGCGGTGCCGGCTCCAGGCTCGTCAATCTCGGTTCGATCTCCTCGCTCAACGACCGGGCGATCGTCAACTTCGACAGCGATTCCGTGGTCGAGAATGCCGGTGATGTGACCGGCTATATGACCATGGGCGGCGGTGCCGACACCTTCAACAACTACGACACCGGCGCGGTTTATGCCCGCGGCGACAGTGATTTCGGCGACGGGGATGACCGCTTCAACAATGGCGGTCTGTTGACCCTCGCTGAGCGGAATGCGCCGGCAAGCGTGACCATCGCCAATCTCGAAGTGTTCGACAACAGCCTCGGCGGCGTGATCGACATGCAGGATGATCGCGAGGGCGACCGGATCATCCTCGCCGATAGCGACTTCATCGGCGGCGGCGCGCTCGGGGTTGATGCCTTCCTGGGCGGGCCCGGCTCGACGGCCGACGTGCTCGAGATCGGCGGCACCGTCATCGCCAGCGGCAATGGCAGCCCGACCGCGCTCTATGTCAACGACACCAATGCAGGTCCCGGGGGATATGTGCCCGGTGGCATCGAGGTGGTGGATGTCTCGAACGGCTTCACCCAGGAGGGTGATTTCTACCTGGTGGGCGGCCCGATCGACAAAGGCTTCTTCACCTATGATCTTGATCTGCGTCCGGACCTCGTCTGGGTGCTCCAGAGCAATCCCGATGATGAGGTCTTCGAGACCGCAAGCGTGATGAGCGGTCTGCAGAACGTCTGGTATGCGACCACCGGTGCCTGGCATGAGCGCACGGTTGATCTGCGCCAGACCTATCGCGGCACCACCCTGGTCAGTCCTGTTGCCGACCTGCCTCAGCCCATGCCACCGGCCGTGGTGGGCCGTCCATTGGGCGGCTTCTGGGGCCGGGCGATCGGCGATTGGGCAAAATATGATGCCTCCCATGGCGTGAAGTACAAACAGGACACGTTCGGCTTCCAGGCCGGTTTCGACATGGGCTTCGAGCTCGGCCAGGGCATCTTGGTTCTGGGTGTGCTCGGCGGCTATGTGAATTCGGACCTCGACTACCGACACAGCCTCTCCTCGGCCGATTACGAGGGCGCATCGGTGGGCGGCTATGCCACCTATCTCCAGGGTGGGTTCTACGTCGATGCTCTGGTGAAGGCGGACCTGCTCGATGTGAGCTACAAGGTGCCGGCTGTGGGCGATAAGTCCAAGTCGGATGCCACCAATATCGGCGCATCCTTCGAGGCCGGCTATCGCTTCGACCTCAACCCGGCGGTGTTCCTCGAGCCGGAATTGCAGGTCACCTATCTGTCCTCGGAGATTGATGGGACCTTCATGGCGGGCAACCATATCGACTGGAACGACGGGGAGAGCCTGCGCGGCCGCCTCGGCGCAAGGCTCGGGACGAGCTTCATCCAGGCCGACGGCTCACGGCTCGAGCCCTATATCAAGGCGAGCGTGGTCAACGAGTTCGAGGGCGACAACAAGCTCAATCTCGGTGGCTTCATCACCGCCGATGACCGGTCTGGCACCTGGGGCGAGGCGGGGCTGGGCATTCAGTTCATCGGCTCCGGCGCGCTCTCCGGCTATATCGATGGCAAGACCTATTTCGGCGACGATGTCTTCGGTGGCACCGTCAATGCCGGATTGCGCTTCAGCTTCTGA
- a CDS encoding 2'-5' RNA ligase family protein produces the protein MSLVVIADPKLPQPLRRQIEAIRQQHDPNFKRVPAHFTLVFPSRTVDEAALTAHVRIVVEKTARIRFCLRTALLVKDFLTEVFHVYLVPEEGFSALVRLHDQLYTGPLSGSLRLELPFIPHITVGAFRDGVSGKKLADELNSQGLEMAGELDTISVFRFDDGALTLLDEINL, from the coding sequence ATGTCGCTCGTCGTCATTGCCGACCCAAAGCTACCGCAGCCGCTTCGACGGCAGATCGAAGCCATTCGCCAGCAGCATGATCCAAATTTTAAGCGGGTGCCTGCTCACTTCACACTGGTATTTCCGTCAAGAACGGTGGATGAGGCCGCCCTCACAGCCCATGTGAGAATTGTCGTGGAGAAGACGGCAAGAATTCGCTTCTGTCTTCGCACCGCGCTGTTGGTAAAGGATTTCCTGACTGAGGTCTTCCATGTTTATCTCGTTCCAGAGGAGGGTTTTTCGGCTCTGGTCAGGTTGCATGACCAGCTCTATACAGGGCCGTTGAGCGGGTCTCTGCGCCTGGAATTGCCCTTCATCCCCCATATCACGGTCGGCGCGTTTAGAGACGGCGTCTCGGGCAAGAAGCTTGCCGATGAGCTGAACAGTCAAGGGCTCGAAATGGCCGGTGAACTTGATACGATCAGTGTTTTCCGGTTCGATGATGGAGCACTGACTCTGCTTGATGAGATAAACCTTTAA
- a CDS encoding ABC transporter ATP-binding protein yields the protein MPQTDAILDLRGVHLRYQKVHAVRGVDMVVRSGRLTTIIGSNGAGKTTILKAVTGLLKPSEGHILFCGEDIAGREPDDIVHRGISLVPEGRRLFGPLTVRENLNIGAYLRTDRAAVVRDFDKVMAYFPDLVAKLDDRAESLSGGQQQMVAVGRALMAAPRLLMLDEPTIGLAPNLVRTIGKIIKTISDNGTDVLLVEQNASIALALSSEAYVLENGMIAMQGPSAELAASENVKRAYLGN from the coding sequence ATGCCGCAGACTGATGCCATTCTCGACCTGCGTGGGGTCCACCTTCGCTACCAGAAGGTTCACGCGGTTCGCGGTGTCGACATGGTGGTCCGCTCGGGCCGGTTGACCACGATCATCGGCTCCAACGGCGCCGGCAAGACGACCATCCTCAAGGCGGTGACCGGCCTTCTCAAGCCGAGTGAGGGACACATCCTGTTCTGCGGCGAGGATATTGCCGGACGCGAGCCCGATGACATCGTGCACCGGGGTATCTCGCTGGTGCCGGAGGGACGGCGTTTATTTGGTCCCCTTACTGTCCGGGAAAACCTGAATATCGGCGCCTATCTGCGCACCGACAGAGCCGCCGTGGTCCGGGATTTCGATAAGGTCATGGCCTATTTCCCCGATCTTGTCGCCAAGCTGGATGATCGCGCTGAGAGCTTGAGCGGCGGGCAGCAGCAGATGGTGGCTGTCGGAAGAGCGCTGATGGCAGCGCCTCGCCTCCTGATGTTGGATGAACCGACGATTGGCCTAGCGCCTAATCTCGTACGCACGATCGGCAAGATCATTAAGACGATCAGCGATAATGGCACCGACGTGTTGTTGGTGGAGCAAAACGCGTCCATCGCCCTGGCTCTCTCATCCGAAGCCTATGTGCTAGAGAACGGAATGATCGCCATGCAGGGGCCGTCCGCGGAACTTGCTGCGAGTGAGAACGTAAAGCGAGCCTATCTCGGAAACTGA
- a CDS encoding ABC transporter substrate-binding protein, with amino-acid sequence MKWFQLAASVAAFGIAAMMPAKADETLKLGMSAVLSGPGAFYGTGAVWTAEQAAKAINEAGGIKAGGKTYKLEIVAYDNKYSATDGAKVAQTLIVRDGIKHIIATQSTAAVSALQAISERRGVLHFTGAWGKRLRGKEFPLTFTMLNSPGEILQPLYTFIQKTYPEAKRVALLNPNDATGQDIQSASIENWKALGYEIVSDDLFERATTDFAPIATRMIAAKPDIIDVGGTPLPNAGQLFKELEIQGWKGVKIASAGSSPAALVKTGGAAAEDVYMGLAAVFTGDKATEIEKALNERAIKELGQPLDQVTISPWDSIAALKAGIEKADSIEPEAIAKVLPEIVFESSYGPAAFGLADVYGLPNQMLLPVIISQIKNGEAVEIARINPAELAKKLGQ; translated from the coding sequence ATGAAGTGGTTTCAGCTTGCGGCTTCGGTCGCTGCATTTGGTATTGCGGCGATGATGCCTGCAAAGGCCGACGAGACATTGAAGCTTGGTATGTCCGCCGTTCTGTCCGGGCCCGGTGCGTTTTACGGCACTGGCGCTGTTTGGACGGCTGAGCAGGCAGCCAAGGCGATCAATGAAGCCGGCGGGATCAAAGCGGGCGGAAAAACCTACAAGCTCGAGATCGTCGCCTATGACAACAAATATTCGGCGACGGACGGGGCGAAGGTGGCGCAAACGCTGATCGTCCGCGACGGGATCAAGCACATCATAGCGACCCAGTCGACCGCTGCCGTTTCTGCGCTGCAGGCCATTTCTGAGCGCCGTGGCGTTCTGCACTTCACGGGAGCTTGGGGTAAGCGATTGCGCGGCAAGGAATTCCCCCTGACCTTCACGATGCTGAACAGCCCCGGTGAGATACTGCAGCCTCTCTACACCTTCATCCAAAAGACATATCCCGAGGCGAAGAGGGTTGCATTGCTGAACCCCAATGACGCGACGGGTCAGGACATTCAATCCGCCTCCATCGAGAACTGGAAGGCGCTGGGTTATGAGATCGTGAGCGACGACTTGTTTGAGCGCGCGACCACCGATTTCGCTCCGATAGCGACCCGCATGATCGCCGCTAAGCCAGACATTATCGACGTGGGCGGCACACCGCTGCCGAATGCCGGCCAGCTGTTCAAGGAGCTGGAGATCCAGGGCTGGAAAGGCGTCAAGATCGCGTCGGCCGGATCGTCCCCCGCCGCACTGGTGAAGACGGGTGGAGCTGCCGCCGAGGACGTCTATATGGGACTTGCTGCGGTCTTCACCGGAGACAAGGCAACCGAGATCGAGAAGGCGCTCAACGAGCGGGCTATCAAAGAGCTTGGCCAGCCGCTCGATCAGGTAACGATTTCTCCATGGGATTCGATCGCGGCTCTAAAGGCAGGGATTGAGAAGGCAGATAGCATCGAGCCGGAGGCCATTGCCAAGGTCTTGCCGGAGATCGTCTTCGAATCCTCCTATGGCCCGGCCGCTTTTGGTCTGGCTGACGTTTATGGACTTCCCAACCAGATGCTGCTGCCGGTGATCATAAGCCAGATCAAGAATGGTGAAGCGGTAGAGATTGCGCGCATCAATCCGGCAGAGCTCGCAAAGAAGCTGGGCCAGTGA